The following proteins come from a genomic window of Mycolicibacterium rufum:
- a CDS encoding TetR/AcrR family transcriptional regulator, producing MATRRGRPRSEAVRSAVLTAAADLARHGGPGAATIDAIARRAEVSRTTIYKWWPSAAAIVLEGLLDSVRESIVRPPGSTTVQALVHHVGALNAILAEPTVGPLLRNVMAAAAGDPAIQAALLDQWIEPRRAAVVVTLLDAVAAGELADDTDIEVVVDALVSPPYYRLVFGMPPLSDQAVGALVDTVWRGCA from the coding sequence ATGGCCACCCGCCGCGGACGTCCCCGCAGCGAGGCCGTGCGTAGCGCGGTCCTTACGGCCGCAGCGGATCTGGCGCGCCACGGCGGCCCCGGTGCGGCGACGATCGACGCGATCGCGCGGCGCGCGGAGGTCAGCCGCACCACGATCTACAAGTGGTGGCCGTCGGCGGCCGCGATCGTGCTGGAGGGTCTGCTCGACTCGGTGCGTGAGTCGATCGTCCGCCCGCCGGGCAGCACGACCGTGCAGGCGCTGGTGCATCACGTGGGCGCGCTGAACGCGATCCTGGCCGAGCCCACCGTGGGCCCGCTGCTGCGCAACGTGATGGCGGCCGCGGCGGGCGATCCGGCGATCCAGGCGGCTCTGCTCGACCAGTGGATCGAGCCGCGGCGCGCTGCGGTGGTGGTGACGCTGCTCGACGCCGTCGCCGCCGGAGAACTCGCCGATGACACCGACATCGAGGTGGTGGTCGACGCGCTGGTGTCGCCGCCGTACTACCGGCTGGTGTTCGGTATGCCGCCGCTGTCCGACCAGGCGGTCGGCGCACTGGTCGACACGGTGTGGCGCGGCTGCGCCTAG
- a CDS encoding TIGR03619 family F420-dependent LLM class oxidoreductase yields MQYTVSIAFSPLDQLIDIAKAAEELGFDNIALPDSIFYFEKQSVDYPYTADGKRMFDENSPWVDPLILAGTLGAVTSTLRFYTNVMKLGSRNPLLLARQVGSVANLTNNRFGFGVGIGWAPEEFEWCGVPYAKRGKRVDEMIEVIKLVLGGGMVEFHGEFYDFDRLQMSPAPSKPVPFYVGGHTDVALKRAARVGDGWTSAMMTCDQLTETIAELRKLLAANGRADDPFEYQAVCIDKFGVDGHRDLVAAGVTDYIGIPWVFDGLPFDAPVDKKIDSMKRFADTYIHSGWQDA; encoded by the coding sequence ATGCAGTACACGGTCAGCATCGCGTTCAGCCCGCTCGACCAGCTCATCGACATCGCGAAGGCGGCCGAGGAACTCGGCTTCGACAACATCGCCTTACCGGACTCGATCTTCTATTTCGAGAAGCAGTCCGTCGACTATCCCTACACCGCCGACGGTAAGCGGATGTTCGACGAGAACTCGCCGTGGGTCGACCCGTTGATCCTCGCGGGCACGTTGGGTGCGGTGACGTCGACCCTGCGCTTCTACACGAACGTGATGAAGCTCGGCTCGCGCAACCCGCTGCTGCTCGCCCGCCAGGTCGGCTCGGTGGCCAACCTGACGAACAACCGCTTCGGCTTCGGCGTCGGGATCGGTTGGGCGCCCGAGGAGTTCGAGTGGTGCGGGGTGCCCTACGCCAAGCGCGGCAAACGCGTGGACGAGATGATCGAGGTCATCAAGCTGGTCCTCGGCGGCGGCATGGTCGAGTTCCACGGCGAGTTCTACGACTTCGACCGACTGCAGATGAGCCCCGCCCCGAGCAAGCCGGTCCCGTTCTACGTCGGCGGTCACACCGACGTCGCGCTCAAGCGGGCCGCACGGGTCGGCGACGGCTGGACCAGCGCGATGATGACCTGCGATCAGTTGACCGAGACGATCGCTGAGCTCAGGAAGCTGTTGGCCGCCAACGGCCGTGCCGATGATCCCTTCGAGTACCAAGCCGTCTGCATCGACAAGTTCGGCGTCGACGGCCACCGGGATCTGGTCGCAGCGGGTGTGACCGACTACATCGGTATCCCGTGGGTCTTCGACGGCCTACCCTTCGACGCTCCGGTGGACAAGAAGATCGACTCGATGAAGCGGTTCGCCGACACCTACATCCACTCGGGTTGGCAGGACGCCTAG
- a CDS encoding thiolase domain-containing protein: MAKNLAAVLGTGQTKYVAKRKDVSMNGLVREAIDRALADAGVTMADIDAVVVGKAPDFFEGVMMPELFMADATGATNKPLIRVHTAGSVGGSTAIVATSLVQSGKYRRVLTMAWEKQSESNAMWALSIPVPFTKPVGAGAGGYFAPHVRAYIRRSGAPTHIGAMVAVKDRLNGAKNPLAHLHQPDITVEKVMESPMLWDPIRYDETCPSSDGAAALVIGDEASADARVAEGHPVAWIHATALRTEPLAYAGRDQVNPRASRDAAAALWKAAGITSPIDEIDVGEVYVPFSWYEPMWLESLGFAPEGEGWKLTEAGETAIGGRIPFNPSGGVLSSNPIGASGMIRFAESAIQVMGKGGDHQVPGARKALGHAYGGGAQYYSMWVVSSDKPGA, from the coding sequence ATGGCTAAAAATCTCGCCGCTGTCCTGGGTACCGGCCAGACCAAGTACGTCGCCAAGCGCAAGGACGTTTCGATGAACGGCCTGGTGCGCGAGGCGATCGACCGCGCGTTGGCCGACGCCGGTGTGACGATGGCCGACATCGACGCGGTCGTGGTGGGTAAGGCCCCGGATTTCTTCGAGGGCGTGATGATGCCCGAACTGTTCATGGCCGACGCGACCGGCGCGACGAACAAGCCGCTGATCCGGGTGCACACCGCCGGTTCGGTGGGCGGCTCGACCGCGATCGTGGCGACCAGCCTGGTGCAGTCGGGCAAGTACCGCCGGGTGCTGACGATGGCCTGGGAGAAGCAGTCCGAATCGAACGCCATGTGGGCGTTGAGCATTCCGGTGCCGTTCACCAAGCCGGTCGGCGCGGGGGCGGGTGGCTACTTCGCGCCGCACGTGCGCGCCTACATCCGCCGCTCGGGGGCGCCGACGCACATCGGCGCGATGGTGGCGGTCAAGGACCGGCTCAACGGCGCCAAGAACCCGCTGGCGCACCTGCATCAGCCGGACATCACCGTGGAGAAGGTGATGGAGTCCCCGATGCTGTGGGACCCGATCCGCTACGACGAGACGTGCCCGTCGTCGGACGGCGCGGCCGCGCTGGTGATCGGCGACGAGGCCAGCGCCGACGCCCGCGTCGCCGAGGGGCATCCGGTGGCGTGGATCCACGCCACGGCGCTGCGCACCGAACCGCTGGCGTACGCGGGACGTGACCAGGTCAACCCGCGCGCCAGCCGGGACGCCGCGGCGGCGCTGTGGAAGGCCGCGGGGATCACCAGCCCGATCGACGAGATCGACGTCGGCGAGGTGTACGTGCCGTTCTCGTGGTACGAGCCGATGTGGTTGGAGAGCCTCGGGTTCGCCCCGGAGGGCGAGGGCTGGAAGCTCACCGAGGCCGGCGAGACCGCGATCGGCGGACGCATCCCGTTCAATCCGTCGGGCGGTGTGCTGTCGTCGAATCCGATCGGCGCCTCGGGCATGATCCGCTTCGCCGAGTCCGCGATCCAGGTGATGGGCAAGGGCGGCGACCATCAGGTGCCCGGCGCCCGCAAGGCCCTCGGGCACGCGTACGGCGGTGGCGCCCAGTACTACTCGATGTGGGTGGTCTCCAGCGACAAGCCCGGCGCATGA
- a CDS encoding thiolase domain-containing protein, with protein sequence MTDVAVVGFAHAPHVRRTDGTTNGVEMLMPCFAEIYAELGIGVPDIGFWCSGSSDYLAGRAFSFISAIDSIGAVPPINESHVEMDAAWALYEAYIKILTGEVETALVYGFGKSSAGTLRRVLALQTDPYTVAPLWPDSVSMAGLQARFGLDSGKWTAEQMAQVAVDSFTASPRVDRLEGGSVEELLERPYFAEPLRRHDIAPITDGASAIVLAAGDRARELRERPAWITGFEHRIETPVLGARDLTTSPSTAASAQAATGGDASSIEVAEIYAPFSHQQLILTEAIGLGDSTRINPSGGALAANPMFSAGLERIGFAARHIFDGNASRVLAHATSGPALQQNLVAVLEGK encoded by the coding sequence ATGACTGACGTAGCAGTGGTCGGCTTCGCGCACGCACCGCATGTCCGCCGCACCGACGGCACCACCAACGGCGTGGAGATGCTGATGCCGTGCTTCGCGGAGATCTACGCCGAGCTGGGCATCGGCGTCCCCGACATCGGCTTCTGGTGCTCGGGGTCCTCCGATTACCTTGCCGGCCGGGCTTTCTCGTTCATCTCCGCGATCGACTCGATCGGGGCGGTGCCACCGATCAATGAGTCGCATGTCGAGATGGACGCCGCTTGGGCGCTGTACGAGGCCTACATCAAGATCCTCACCGGTGAGGTGGAGACCGCGCTGGTGTACGGCTTCGGCAAGTCCAGTGCAGGAACGCTGCGCCGCGTCCTGGCGCTGCAGACCGACCCCTACACGGTGGCGCCGCTGTGGCCGGATTCGGTGAGCATGGCCGGACTACAGGCCCGGTTCGGCCTGGACTCGGGGAAGTGGACCGCCGAGCAGATGGCTCAGGTGGCCGTGGACTCGTTCACCGCCTCACCCCGCGTCGACCGCCTCGAGGGCGGCAGCGTCGAGGAGCTGCTGGAGCGTCCGTACTTCGCGGAGCCGTTGCGCCGCCATGACATCGCACCGATCACCGACGGCGCCTCGGCGATCGTGCTGGCCGCCGGTGACCGCGCCCGCGAGTTGCGGGAGCGGCCTGCCTGGATCACCGGCTTCGAGCATCGCATCGAGACGCCGGTGCTCGGCGCCCGCGATCTGACCACCTCACCGTCGACGGCGGCGTCGGCGCAGGCTGCGACCGGCGGGGACGCCTCTTCGATCGAGGTCGCCGAGATCTACGCCCCGTTCAGCCATCAGCAGTTGATCCTCACAGAGGCCATCGGCCTCGGGGATTCGACGCGGATCAATCCGTCCGGCGGTGCGCTGGCCGCCAACCCGATGTTCTCGGCCGGACTGGAGCGTATCGGCTTCGCCGCCCGGCACATCTTCGACGGCAACGCCTCACGGGTGCTGGCGCACGCAACGAGCGGGCCTGCGCTGCAACAGAATCTGGTCGCGGTTTTGGAGGGCAAGTAA
- a CDS encoding Zn-ribbon domain-containing OB-fold protein — protein MTTSQSSPVQIDPHEPPLSAPLKLAFDYTRSVGPLLGEFFTALRERRIVGVRGSDGRVHVPPAEYDPVTYEQLTEIVPVASVGTVLSWTWQPEPLEGQPLDRPFAWALIRLDGADTPLLHAVAADGPDAVSTGARVHAHWVDETVGAITDIAYFALGDEAEEVPPPAEGLDPVTMLVVPTSLEVLHTASMPESAFLRALEKGTLLGARSGDDGKVYFPPREANPATGQPLDQFIELADTGTVTTFAIINIPFAGQRIKPPYVAAYVLLDGADIPVLHLVSDIDANEVRMGMRVKAVWKPREEWGLGIDNIEYFRPSGEPDAEYDTYKHHL, from the coding sequence GTGACCACCAGCCAAAGCAGTCCGGTGCAGATCGACCCGCATGAGCCGCCGCTGTCAGCGCCGCTAAAGCTCGCTTTCGACTACACCCGTTCAGTAGGACCACTCCTCGGCGAGTTCTTCACCGCTCTGCGCGAGCGACGCATTGTCGGGGTGCGCGGTTCTGACGGCCGGGTGCATGTTCCGCCTGCCGAGTACGACCCCGTCACCTACGAACAATTGACGGAGATCGTACCGGTGGCCAGTGTCGGCACGGTGCTGTCGTGGACGTGGCAGCCCGAGCCGCTGGAGGGCCAGCCGCTGGACCGGCCGTTCGCGTGGGCGCTGATCCGCCTCGACGGCGCCGACACCCCGCTGCTGCACGCCGTCGCTGCCGACGGCCCTGACGCGGTGAGCACTGGCGCGCGGGTGCACGCGCACTGGGTCGACGAGACCGTCGGCGCCATCACCGACATCGCCTACTTCGCCCTCGGTGACGAGGCCGAAGAGGTGCCGCCGCCGGCCGAGGGGCTCGACCCGGTCACCATGCTCGTCGTGCCGACCTCACTGGAAGTCCTGCACACCGCGTCCATGCCCGAGAGCGCGTTCCTGCGGGCACTGGAGAAGGGCACGCTGCTGGGCGCCCGCTCCGGTGATGACGGCAAGGTGTACTTCCCCCCGCGCGAGGCGAACCCTGCCACCGGACAACCGCTCGACCAGTTCATCGAGCTCGCCGACACGGGCACCGTCACGACGTTCGCGATCATCAACATCCCGTTCGCCGGGCAGCGGATCAAGCCGCCCTACGTCGCGGCGTATGTGCTGCTCGACGGCGCGGACATCCCTGTGCTGCACCTGGTGTCGGACATTGACGCCAATGAGGTGCGGATGGGCATGCGCGTCAAGGCCGTCTGGAAGCCCCGCGAGGAATGGGGTCTCGGCATCGACAACATCGAGTACTTCCGGCCCTCGGGTGAGCCCGATGCCGAGTACGACACCTACAAACACCATCTCTGA
- a CDS encoding LLM class F420-dependent oxidoreductase produces the protein MKLGLQLGYWGAQPPENHAELVATAEEAGFDTVFTAEAWGSDAYTPLAWWGRETTRMRLGTSVIQLSARTPTACAMAALTLDHLSGGRHILGLGVSGPQVVEGWYGAKFLKPLARTREYIDILRQVWARQAPVHSDGPHYPLPLTGEGTTGLGKNLKPITHPLRADIPVMLGAEGPKNVALAAEICDGWLPIFYSPRIASMYNEWLDEGFARPGARRTRETFEICATAQVVVTDDRPAIMELMKPHLALYMGGMGAEDTNFHADVYRRMGYAEVVDDVTKLFRSDRKDEAAKIIPDELVDDSAIVGDLAYVQEQIKAWEAAGVTMMVVGARSAEQIRDLAALV, from the coding sequence ATGAAGTTGGGATTGCAGCTCGGATACTGGGGCGCGCAGCCGCCCGAGAACCACGCCGAACTCGTCGCCACCGCCGAGGAGGCGGGCTTCGACACGGTGTTCACCGCCGAGGCGTGGGGCTCGGACGCCTACACCCCGCTGGCATGGTGGGGCCGGGAGACCACCCGGATGCGGCTGGGCACCTCGGTCATCCAACTCTCCGCCCGCACCCCCACGGCGTGTGCGATGGCGGCCCTGACACTCGACCATCTGTCGGGCGGCCGGCACATTCTCGGTCTCGGCGTCTCCGGGCCCCAGGTGGTCGAGGGGTGGTACGGAGCCAAGTTCCTCAAGCCGCTGGCCCGCACCCGCGAGTACATCGACATCCTGCGTCAGGTGTGGGCCCGGCAGGCGCCGGTGCACAGCGACGGGCCGCACTATCCGCTGCCGCTGACCGGTGAGGGCACCACCGGGCTGGGCAAGAACCTCAAGCCGATCACTCATCCGCTGCGCGCCGACATCCCGGTGATGCTCGGCGCCGAGGGCCCGAAGAACGTCGCGTTGGCCGCCGAGATCTGTGACGGCTGGCTGCCGATCTTCTACTCGCCGCGGATCGCGTCGATGTACAACGAGTGGCTCGACGAGGGCTTCGCCCGGCCCGGGGCGCGGCGCACCCGCGAGACCTTCGAGATCTGCGCGACCGCACAGGTCGTCGTCACCGACGACCGCCCCGCGATCATGGAGTTGATGAAGCCGCACCTGGCGCTCTACATGGGCGGCATGGGCGCCGAGGACACCAACTTCCACGCCGACGTGTACCGCCGGATGGGGTACGCCGAGGTCGTCGACGACGTCACCAAGCTGTTCCGCAGCGACCGCAAGGACGAGGCGGCGAAGATCATCCCCGACGAGTTGGTTGACGACTCCGCAATCGTCGGCGATCTGGCCTATGTGCAGGAGCAGATCAAGGCGTGGGAGGCCGCCGGGGTCACCATGATGGTCGTCGGTGCCCGGTCCGCCGAGCAGATCCGGGATCTCGCCGCGCTGGTGTAG
- a CDS encoding acetoacetate decarboxylase family protein, which translates to MTQHTIAGTVLTMPVRVRTAHQHTAMFVVDADAAQRMIDDSGLRVCRFLGNRALVVLMLMRYEDTDLGQYWEYGTNVMVNPPGSTADGLSALQSAGAFVHHLPVDQSFTLEAGRTIWGYPKVMADFTIRDGRTFGFDVTIDGQHVIGMDFRPGLPVPDRFTARPRVHSTYSYADGVIRETPGEMRMTGVRYRPGGVTVRLGDHPYAKELAALGFPKRALVSSSAANVDMTFGDAKEIV; encoded by the coding sequence GTGACTCAACACACCATCGCCGGAACCGTGCTGACCATGCCGGTGCGGGTGCGCACCGCCCACCAGCACACCGCGATGTTCGTCGTCGATGCCGACGCCGCGCAGCGGATGATCGACGACAGCGGGCTGCGCGTGTGCCGCTTCCTCGGGAATCGTGCGCTCGTCGTGCTGATGCTGATGCGCTACGAGGACACCGACCTCGGCCAGTACTGGGAGTACGGCACCAATGTGATGGTCAACCCTCCCGGGTCGACGGCCGACGGACTCTCGGCGCTGCAGTCGGCGGGCGCGTTCGTGCACCACCTCCCCGTCGATCAGTCGTTCACCCTGGAGGCGGGCCGCACCATCTGGGGTTACCCGAAGGTGATGGCGGACTTCACGATTCGGGACGGGCGGACCTTCGGGTTCGACGTCACGATCGACGGACAGCACGTCATCGGCATGGACTTCCGGCCCGGGCTGCCCGTGCCCGACCGGTTCACCGCCCGCCCGCGGGTGCACTCGACGTACTCGTACGCCGACGGCGTGATCCGGGAAACGCCGGGAGAGATGAGGATGACCGGGGTGCGCTACCGACCCGGCGGGGTGACCGTCCGCCTGGGCGACCATCCCTACGCCAAGGAACTCGCCGCGCTCGGATTCCCGAAACGTGCCCTCGTGTCGAGTTCGGCTGCCAACGTGGACATGACATTCGGCGACGCCAAGGAGATCGTGTGA
- a CDS encoding cytochrome P450 encodes MAPARPDVDLADGNFYADGRAAREAYAWMRANQPVFRDRNGLAAATTYQAVLDAERNPELFSSTGGIRPDQPGMPYMIDMDDPAHILRRKLVNSGFTRKRVMDKVPSIERLCDTLIDAVCERGEADFVRDIAAPLPMAVIGDMLGVLPSERDKLLEWSDDLVCGLSSTVDEQTIQKLMDTFAAYTAFTMEVIADRRANPTDDLFSVLVHAEVEGQKMSDDEIVFETLLILIGGDETTRHTLSGGTEQLLRHHDQWQRLAADQELLPGAIEETLRWTSPVKNMCRTLTADTEFHGTSMTAGEKIMLMFESANFDESVFGDPQNFRIDRNPNSHLAFGFGTHFCLGNQLARLELKIMMGKVLTRLPDLRLADENMLPLRAANFVSGLESMPVVFTPSAKVLG; translated from the coding sequence ATCGCCCCAGCCCGGCCCGACGTCGACCTCGCCGACGGCAACTTCTACGCCGACGGTCGCGCGGCGCGGGAGGCGTATGCGTGGATGCGCGCCAACCAACCGGTGTTCCGGGACCGCAACGGCCTGGCCGCCGCCACCACCTACCAGGCGGTGCTCGACGCCGAGCGCAATCCCGAATTGTTCTCCAGCACAGGCGGTATCCGGCCGGACCAGCCGGGCATGCCGTACATGATCGACATGGACGATCCGGCGCACATCCTGCGTCGCAAGTTGGTCAACTCCGGGTTCACCCGCAAACGGGTGATGGACAAGGTGCCGTCGATCGAGCGGCTCTGCGACACGCTGATCGACGCGGTCTGTGAGCGGGGCGAGGCGGACTTCGTCCGTGACATCGCCGCGCCCCTGCCGATGGCGGTCATCGGCGACATGCTCGGCGTGCTGCCTTCCGAGCGCGACAAGCTGCTCGAGTGGTCCGACGACCTGGTGTGCGGGTTGTCGTCGACGGTCGACGAGCAGACGATCCAGAAGCTGATGGACACCTTCGCCGCGTACACCGCGTTCACCATGGAGGTGATCGCCGACCGTCGCGCCAACCCGACCGACGACCTGTTCTCGGTGCTGGTCCACGCCGAGGTCGAGGGCCAGAAGATGAGCGACGACGAGATCGTCTTCGAGACGCTGCTGATCCTCATCGGCGGTGACGAGACCACCCGGCACACGCTCTCCGGCGGCACCGAGCAGCTGCTGCGTCACCACGATCAATGGCAGCGGTTGGCGGCGGATCAGGAACTGCTCCCCGGCGCGATCGAGGAGACGCTGCGGTGGACCTCCCCGGTGAAGAACATGTGCCGGACGCTGACCGCGGACACCGAGTTCCACGGCACGTCGATGACGGCCGGCGAGAAGATCATGCTGATGTTCGAGTCGGCCAACTTCGACGAATCGGTGTTCGGCGATCCGCAGAACTTCCGGATCGACCGGAACCCGAACAGCCACCTGGCGTTCGGTTTCGGCACGCACTTCTGCCTGGGCAATCAGCTGGCCCGGCTGGAGCTGAAGATCATGATGGGCAAGGTGCTGACGCGGCTGCCCGATCTGCGGCTCGCCGACGAGAACATGCTGCCGCTGCGCGCGGCGAACTTCGTCAGCGGGCTGGAGTCGATGCCCGTGGTGTTCACTCCGTCGGCGAAGGTGCTCGGCTAA
- a CDS encoding MarR family winged helix-turn-helix transcriptional regulator, translating into MSDGVQQEQLLGPLLDLLARRLRGAAETELTAFGLRPRHVIGLTLLRGSGEQSQADLAEALGIDPTNVVALLNELESAGLVERRRSPADRRRHTVVLTPRGVQRLTEIESALAGLEHRMFAALDGDEQATLHRLLQRATAVTAGGPETPPGACTENGTC; encoded by the coding sequence GTGAGCGACGGTGTGCAGCAGGAGCAACTCCTCGGGCCCCTGCTGGATCTGCTCGCCCGCCGGCTCCGTGGTGCCGCCGAAACCGAGTTGACGGCCTTCGGACTACGCCCGCGCCACGTCATCGGCCTCACGCTGTTGAGGGGCTCCGGTGAACAAAGCCAGGCCGACCTCGCCGAGGCGCTCGGGATCGACCCCACCAACGTGGTGGCGCTGCTCAACGAACTCGAGTCCGCCGGACTCGTCGAACGTCGTCGCTCACCGGCGGACCGTCGACGGCACACAGTCGTCCTCACCCCCCGGGGCGTTCAACGCCTGACCGAGATCGAGAGCGCGCTCGCCGGGCTGGAACACCGAATGTTCGCGGCACTGGACGGCGACGAGCAGGCGACGCTACACCGACTGCTGCAGCGGGCCACGGCGGTGACCGCCGGTGGCCCGGAGACACCGCCGGGTGCGTGTACCGAGAACGGGACGTGTTAG
- a CDS encoding FMN-dependent NADH-azoreductase, with protein MTHLLHIDSSVQGDRSVSRALTARAAQRWRAAHPGGTVTYRDLAAEPLPHLNPQNSADLSARLVDEVKAADTVLLGLPLYNFGPPSTVKAWVDHIVAAGLSFDAATGEGLLGDTRLLAIETRGGGYGPGTPREGWDHAQTWLTHGVSLTGLQPRFIVVELTLAESNPAMAELKPLAAQSLAAGQAEIDRLWAAEESVA; from the coding sequence ATGACGCATCTGCTCCACATCGATTCGTCCGTCCAGGGGGATCGCTCCGTGAGCCGCGCGCTGACGGCCCGCGCGGCGCAGCGCTGGCGCGCCGCTCATCCGGGCGGCACCGTGACGTACCGCGACCTGGCGGCCGAGCCGCTGCCGCACCTGAATCCGCAGAACTCTGCCGACCTCAGCGCTCGACTGGTCGACGAGGTGAAAGCCGCCGACACGGTGTTGCTGGGGCTGCCGCTGTACAACTTCGGGCCGCCGAGCACGGTCAAGGCGTGGGTTGACCACATCGTGGCTGCCGGGTTGTCGTTCGACGCGGCAACAGGGGAAGGGCTGCTGGGGGACACCCGGCTGCTGGCGATCGAGACCCGCGGCGGCGGCTACGGACCCGGCACTCCGCGCGAAGGGTGGGACCACGCACAGACCTGGCTGACCCACGGGGTGTCGCTGACCGGCCTGCAGCCTCGCTTCATCGTCGTCGAACTCACCCTCGCCGAGAGCAATCCGGCAATGGCCGAGTTGAAGCCGTTGGCCGCACAGAGCCTTGCCGCCGGGCAGGCCGAGATCGACCGCCTCTGGGCCGCAGAGGAATCCGTCGCCTGA
- a CDS encoding crotonase/enoyl-CoA hydratase family protein, which translates to MSEPQKQPDCLVEQRGHTLIVMMNRPEARNALSGEMLSIMVESWDRVDNDPDIRTCILTGAGGYFCAGMDLKAASAKPPGDSFKDGSYDPSRIDGLLKGRRLKKPLIAAVEGPAIAGGTEILQGTDIRVAGESAKFGISEAKWSLYPMGGSAVRLVRQIPYTIACDLLLTGRHITAAEALSYGLIGYVVPDGSALDKALEIAEVINNNGPLAVQAILKTIRETEGMHEEEAFKPDTANGIPVFLSEDAKEGPRAFKEKRAPNFQMK; encoded by the coding sequence GTGAGCGAACCCCAGAAACAGCCCGACTGCCTCGTTGAGCAGCGCGGACACACCCTGATCGTCATGATGAACCGGCCGGAGGCACGCAACGCCCTCTCAGGCGAGATGCTCTCGATCATGGTGGAGTCCTGGGACCGCGTCGACAACGATCCGGACATCCGGACCTGCATCCTGACCGGCGCGGGCGGTTACTTCTGCGCGGGCATGGACCTCAAGGCCGCCTCGGCCAAGCCGCCGGGCGATTCGTTCAAGGACGGCAGCTACGACCCGTCGCGCATCGACGGTCTGCTCAAGGGCCGGCGGTTGAAGAAGCCGCTGATCGCCGCCGTCGAGGGGCCCGCGATCGCGGGCGGGACCGAGATCCTGCAGGGCACCGACATCCGGGTCGCCGGGGAGAGCGCGAAGTTCGGCATCTCCGAGGCGAAGTGGAGCCTGTACCCGATGGGTGGCTCGGCGGTGCGGCTGGTGCGCCAGATCCCCTACACGATCGCGTGCGACCTGCTGCTGACCGGCCGCCACATCACCGCGGCCGAAGCGCTGTCCTACGGCCTGATCGGCTACGTGGTGCCCGACGGCAGCGCGCTGGACAAGGCGCTCGAGATCGCCGAGGTGATCAACAACAACGGCCCGCTGGCGGTGCAGGCGATCCTCAAGACCATCCGCGAGACCGAGGGCATGCACGAGGAAGAGGCCTTCAAGCCCGACACCGCCAACGGCATCCCGGTGTTCCTCTCCGAGGACGCCAAGGAAGGCCCGCGGGCCTTCAAGGAGAAGCGGGCCCCGAACTTCCAGATGAAGTAG